The DNA sequence ACCGTATGCGCTTGCAGCTGCATATCACCCGCTACGGCAACAACGAACACCTGATGCTGGTGCGCGACGTGACCCGCATCCACCAGCTGGAACAGATGCGCAAGGACTTCGTCGCCAACGTGTCCCACGAGCTGCGCACACCGCTGACAGTAATCACCGGCTACCTGGAAACCCTGCTCGACAACGTCGAAGACGTGAACCCGCGCTGGGGCCGCGCCCTGCAGCAGATGAGCCAACAGGGCTCGCGCATGCAGACCCTGCTCAACGACCTGCTGCTGCTGGCCAAACTGGAGGCCACCGACTACCCGTCGGACAACCAGCCGGTGGCGGTCGATGCCTTGCTTGCGGCGATCAAGAACGACGCCCAGGCCCTGTCCGGGCCGCGCAACCAGCGCATTACCCTCGAAGCGGCGCCTGGGGTGAAGCTCAAGGGCAGTGAGTCGGAGCTGCGCAGTGCCTTCTCCAACCTGGTATTCAACGCGGTGAAGTACACCCAGGACGAGGGCAGCATCCGTATCCGCTGGTGGGCCGACGCCCAGGGCGCGCACCTGTCGGTACAGGACTCGGGGGTAGGGATCGATGCCAAGCACCTGCCGCGCCTGACCGAACGCTTCTACCGGGTCGACTCCAGCCGCGCATCGAATACCGGTGGTACCGGGCTGGGGCTGGCGATCGTCAAGCATGTGTTGATGCGCCACCGCGGCAGGCTGGAGATCAGCAGCGTGCCGGGGCACGGCAGCACCTTCACCTGTCATTTTGCCCCGGCACAATTGGCTAGCGGCAAGAGCTGAAACCGCGGCTGCAGCGCAGCCCTTGGCGGGTGCGCCCGCCGCCACAGCGGCCGCGACCAGACCATCACCCTTTGCTTTTGCCGCCCCAGCCGCTACATTGGACCCCCTGTGCCAGCTGGAGCTGGCACTTTTTTCTCTCGATCTCAAAGACGGAACCCGTAAAAACTCCATCATGGACCCTTCCCCTGGTATCAGCCTCACCTCGTTATTCGCCGATTTCGGCATGATCATCTTTGCCTTGCTGCTGGTGCTGCTCAACGGTTTCTTCGTTGCCGCCGAATTCGCCATGGTCAAGCTGCGGGCAACCCGCGTCGAGTCCATCGCCGAGCTGCATGGCTGGCGCGGCAACATTCTGCGCAAGGTACACAACCAGCTCGATGCCTACCTGTCGGCCTGCCAGCTCGGTATCACCCTCGCCTCCCTCGGCCTGGGCTGGGTCGGTGAGCCAGCCTTCGCCCACCTGCTGGAGCCATTGCTGGCCTACCTGGGCGTCGACACGCCCGAGCTGATCAAGGCCATCTCGTTCTTCGTCGCCTTCTTCGTCATCTCGTACCTGCACATCGTGGTCGGCGAGCTGGCGCCCAAGTCCTGGGCTATCCGCAAGCCAGAGCTGCTGTCGCTATGGACTGCCGTGCCGTTGTACCTGTTCTACTGGGCCATGTACCCGGCCATCTACCTGCTCAATGCCAGCGCCAACGCCATCTTGCGCATCGCCGGCCAGGGCGAACCCGGCCCGCACCACGAGCACCATTACAGCCGTGAGGAACTCAAGCTGATCCTGCACTCCAGCCGTGGCCAGGACCCGAGCGACCAGGGCATGCGCGTATTGGCCTCGGCGGTGGAAATGGGCGAGCTGGAGGTCGTCGACTGGGCCAACTCGCGCGAGGACATGGTCAGCATCGACGCCCATGCGCCGTTGAAGCAGATCCTGGCACTGGTGCGTCGCCACAAGTTCAGCCGCTACCCGGTGTACGACGCCGAGCGCGAGGAGTTCACCGGCCTGCTGCACATCAAGGACCTGCTGCTGGAGTTGGCAGAACTCGAGCACCTGCCCGAAACCATCGACCTGGACGACCTCGCCCGGCCGCTGGAGCGCGTGTCGCGGCACATGCCGCTGGCCCAGCTGCTGGAGCAGTTCCGCAAGGGCGGCGCGCATTTCGTGCTGGTCGAGGAAGCCGATGGCAAGGTGATTGGCTACCTGACCATGGAAGACGTGCTGGAAGTGCTGGTTGGCGACATCCAGGACGAGCACCGCAAGGCCGAACGCGGCATTCTCGCCTACCAGCCGGGCAAGCTGCTGGTACGCGGCGACACGCCGCTGTTCAAGGTCGAACGCCTGCTGGGTGTCGACCTTGACCACATCGAGGCAGAAACGTTGGCCGGGCTGGTCTATGAGACGCTCAAGCGCGTGCCTGAAGAAGAGGAAGTGCTGGAGGTCGAAGGGCTGCGCATCATCATCAAGAAGATGAAAGGGCCGAAGATCGTCCTGGCCAAGGTGCTCAAGCTGGATTGAATGCCTATGGGGCTGCTGCGCAGCCCATCGCGACACAAGGCCGCTCCTACAGAGGACCGCGTGTCCCCGTAGGAGCGGCCTTGTGTCGCGATGGCCTGCGAAGCAGGCCCGGCGATCTCAAGGGTTGCCCGCGGTGAAGTCCGGTAACCCGTTGATCGGCCTGTCGAACTGATACGGTATCGACTCAAGCGCCAACCCCACATTGCGCTGCACCACGAAATGCAGGTGCGGCCCGGTACTGTTGCCCGTGTTGCCTGACTTGGCCAGCATCTGCCCCTGCCGCACCCGCTGCCCTTCCGTCACTACCACCGAACCGCGCATCAGGTGCAGGTAGACGCCCATGGTGCCGTCCGGGTGCAGGATCCGCACGAAATTGCCCGACGGGTTCGGCCCGCGCCCGCTCTGGCGGTTCTCCGTCTTCACCACTACGCCTTCCCGCGCCGCAATGATGGTGGTGCCTTCGGGCATGGCAATGTCCATGGCATAACGTCCTTTCGGCCCAAAATGGCTGACTCGGCCATTGGGGCCCTGAGTCACACGGAACGGGCCACCCAGCCAAGGGAAGGCATAGCGAAAGCCCTGGGGCCGCCTGCCCGGGTCGCCCATGGCCTGCAGCAGGGTGGAGCGATAGTTCAGCAACATGCCAGGCCGCCCATGGAGCACGGTGAGCATCTGCGTGCTATGCGGGGGCAGTAGCCGGCGCACGATACGCGGTGCATTGCCGCCCTGGGCATTCACCAGGTTGTCCAACCGCAACTCCACTTCTACCGGCACATGCAATTGATTGCGGGCCGAGAAGCTGATGCCACCATCGAAGGTTATCGCGTTCAGCTGCACCTGGTCTTCGTGCATTTCGACCATGGGCACGCGCTGCACCAGGGGTTTGGCACGGGGACCAGGCCGGTCGGTATAGGAGGTTACACGGCCATCATCGTTGATCGTGTAGGTAGTCATGCCCAGGCTGGACGCCGAAGCCATGAGCAGTGCACAGAACAGCAGCAGGCGGGCAGGCATGATGGTGGCTTTTTGACAGTTATGGTCTGTCGAAGACTAGCAGCCAGTTTTACGGCGGGTATGACAGTTGGTCGGATGGCACAACGGTTGTGCAGGCTTTTGTAGGGGCGGCCTTGCATAGCGAAAGGGCTGCAAGGCAGCCCAGGATTTCGGCGTCGCCGTATCGATTGCCGGGGCTGCTTTGCAGCCCTTTCGCGACGCAAGGCCGCCGCTACAAAGAGAGCGGCGCGGGGCCGAGGGTCAGGCGCCCGGGGTGAAGTGCTTCTGCGCAGTGCCGCGGGCAATCAGGCGCGACAGGTAGTCGAGCTTCTGGGCGTCCTGGTCGACGAACTTGAACGTCAATTGCAGCCAGTCACTGTCGGGCTTGGGCTCCAGCGCCACGATGGCATGCAGGTAACCGTTCAGACGCGCGACTTCGGCGTTCTCGCCTTGCTCAAGGTTCAACACGGCGCCTTCCAGCACCTGCGGCAGGGTTTCGCCACGGCGAACCACCAGCAAGGCCTCTTTCAGGCTCAGCGCCTTGATCACGCAGGCCTGCATGCCACTGGCCAGGCGCAGCTGGCCCTGGCCACGGCCGGTCGGGGCTGGCGTAGCGGGAGCAGGAGCAGCAGCGCTGACCAACGGCCTGGCAGGTGCCGGCGCCGCTGCGGGGGCGGTGATTTTTGCCACTTCCGGTTTGCCGGCCGTCAGCGCGCTCAGCGAATCGTTGGCGAACGCCGAGTTGATTCGCGCAGGGCCGCTGCTCATCACGCTGTCGAGCTTGCCGATCTTGCTCAGGGCCTTTTTCACCTTGGTCAGCAATTGCTCGTTGGTGAACGGCTTGCCGACAAAATCGGAAACGCCGGC is a window from the Pseudomonas anuradhapurensis genome containing:
- the phoR gene encoding phosphate regulon sensor histidine kinase PhoR translates to MYKDSQLNQNWHATLIRHLLLLITVCLIGGLASGYYGWSLAIGLALYLGWTLKQLLRLHDWLRNHQPDEAPPDGYGLWGEVFDSIYHLQRRDQRVRGRLQAVIDRVQESTAALRDAVIMLDSDGNLEWWNRAAETLLGFKTPQDGGQQVTNLVRHPRFKEYFEAGNYLEPLEIPSPINDRMRLQLHITRYGNNEHLMLVRDVTRIHQLEQMRKDFVANVSHELRTPLTVITGYLETLLDNVEDVNPRWGRALQQMSQQGSRMQTLLNDLLLLAKLEATDYPSDNQPVAVDALLAAIKNDAQALSGPRNQRITLEAAPGVKLKGSESELRSAFSNLVFNAVKYTQDEGSIRIRWWADAQGAHLSVQDSGVGIDAKHLPRLTERFYRVDSSRASNTGGTGLGLAIVKHVLMRHRGRLEISSVPGHGSTFTCHFAPAQLASGKS
- a CDS encoding M23 family metallopeptidase, translated to MPARLLLFCALLMASASSLGMTTYTINDDGRVTSYTDRPGPRAKPLVQRVPMVEMHEDQVQLNAITFDGGISFSARNQLHVPVEVELRLDNLVNAQGGNAPRIVRRLLPPHSTQMLTVLHGRPGMLLNYRSTLLQAMGDPGRRPQGFRYAFPWLGGPFRVTQGPNGRVSHFGPKGRYAMDIAMPEGTTIIAAREGVVVKTENRQSGRGPNPSGNFVRILHPDGTMGVYLHLMRGSVVVTEGQRVRQGQMLAKSGNTGNSTGPHLHFVVQRNVGLALESIPYQFDRPINGLPDFTAGNP
- a CDS encoding hemolysin family protein; amino-acid sequence: MDPSPGISLTSLFADFGMIIFALLLVLLNGFFVAAEFAMVKLRATRVESIAELHGWRGNILRKVHNQLDAYLSACQLGITLASLGLGWVGEPAFAHLLEPLLAYLGVDTPELIKAISFFVAFFVISYLHIVVGELAPKSWAIRKPELLSLWTAVPLYLFYWAMYPAIYLLNASANAILRIAGQGEPGPHHEHHYSREELKLILHSSRGQDPSDQGMRVLASAVEMGELEVVDWANSREDMVSIDAHAPLKQILALVRRHKFSRYPVYDAEREEFTGLLHIKDLLLELAELEHLPETIDLDDLARPLERVSRHMPLAQLLEQFRKGGAHFVLVEEADGKVIGYLTMEDVLEVLVGDIQDEHRKAERGILAYQPGKLLVRGDTPLFKVERLLGVDLDHIEAETLAGLVYETLKRVPEEEEVLEVEGLRIIIKKMKGPKIVLAKVLKLD
- a CDS encoding response regulator, with translation MSKVNVLVVDDAPFIRDLVRKCLRNAFPGMTIDDAVNGRKAMALLGKEAFDLVLCDWEMPEMSGLELLTWCRQQPELKNLQFIMVTSRGDKENVIQAIQAGVSDFVGKPFTNEQLLTKVKKALSKIGKLDSVMSSGPARINSAFANDSLSALTAGKPEVAKITAPAAAPAPARPLVSAAAPAPATPAPTGRGQGQLRLASGMQACVIKALSLKEALLVVRRGETLPQVLEGAVLNLEQGENAEVARLNGYLHAIVALEPKPDSDWLQLTFKFVDQDAQKLDYLSRLIARGTAQKHFTPGA